A region of Fibrobacter succinogenes subsp. succinogenes S85 DNA encodes the following proteins:
- a CDS encoding transglutaminase family protein — protein MPIYQVDHETVYDYRLPVLYSNHLAHMLPRTVSRQNWISHSIEVEPNPTIRQERIDIFGNKVLAFSIEQEHTHFRFKTTGIVDVQGEEPPKQGETMKWEDVAKLLERPTSDETLDAAMYAYASPFAKFDESVRNYALESFEQGRPIFDAAYELMTRIYTDCKYTPGATRIGAQPQEILRGRKGVCQDFAHLMIGCLRSLHLPCRYVSGYLRTHPCEGQPKLVGADATHAWVSTYIPGHGWVELDPTNNVLGGNEHIILAWGRDFGDVSPLKGVITGGGEHTLKVSVNVDLRDE, from the coding sequence ATGCCCATTTATCAAGTTGACCATGAGACCGTCTACGACTACCGCCTCCCCGTTCTTTACAGCAACCACCTCGCCCACATGCTCCCGCGAACTGTCAGCCGACAGAATTGGATTAGCCACAGCATTGAAGTGGAACCGAATCCAACAATTCGGCAAGAACGCATCGACATTTTCGGGAACAAGGTGTTGGCATTCAGCATCGAGCAGGAACACACACACTTTAGATTCAAAACGACCGGCATTGTAGACGTTCAAGGAGAAGAACCGCCAAAACAAGGTGAAACGATGAAATGGGAAGATGTCGCAAAGCTTTTGGAACGCCCGACAAGCGACGAAACACTAGACGCCGCGATGTACGCCTACGCCTCCCCTTTCGCCAAGTTTGACGAATCGGTCCGCAATTACGCGCTCGAAAGCTTTGAGCAGGGCCGCCCCATTTTTGACGCCGCCTACGAGCTCATGACGCGAATCTACACGGATTGCAAGTACACGCCGGGAGCGACGAGAATCGGGGCGCAGCCGCAAGAAATCTTGCGCGGACGAAAAGGCGTCTGCCAGGACTTTGCACACTTGATGATAGGCTGCTTGCGTTCACTGCATTTGCCTTGCCGTTACGTGAGCGGTTACCTCCGCACGCATCCATGCGAAGGGCAACCCAAACTCGTCGGAGCCGACGCGACCCACGCCTGGGTCAGCACCTACATTCCCGGCCACGGCTGGGTAGAACTGGACCCCACCAACAATGTGCTTGGAGGTAACGAGCACATTATACTCGCCTGGGGTAGAGACTTCGGGGACGTGAGCCCGTTAAAGGGCGTCATCACCGGAGGTGGCGAGCATACCTTGAAAGTGTCCGTAAACGTGGACCTTAGGGATGAATGA
- a CDS encoding circularly permuted type 2 ATP-grasp protein — protein MECVETEDTFIRSISALSKVEFEHRCRRLHNVLDENDLSSSMGGNHKGTDPIPLVITAEEWKTLEAGVAQRAKLFNALAKDIYGEQSLWKKGKLPAALLFANPDFLQVVWKVHPVGDVFVNLTSTDVVRLKDGTFVAVSDHLQVPDGLGRALENRIGVSRAFPELFRSMQTERLAGFFKKLMDGLDAMHKNIGGEGETSKVVLLASSPDNPRRAEDAVIARYLGIPLVENDDLAIRNMQVYMKTLMGLKKIGTIFRRVEDGMCDPLELRIDSGEGAVGLISSVRAGNVAIANFLGTGVLETPVFKPFLPEICRELLGEELLLRDVETLWLGNATDAERVLAEPEKWIFKKAFRDEGSFKEAEPKTYATMTTTAQLALLQAVENAPEQWVAERSMEVSVVYAYRGEFTPAVSLMRFFAVNTANGTSVMPGGLGILDKGLGEKDIWVLSENPVANFSLLAPASQAITPSRAGGDLPSRAAENLFRLGRALSSSNMMARIARGIAVRLSDESWMDMPELPWILKAGLTDETQSRLAQDPENALRYFILRKDNKNGIQCVLTEIRELGMQLRDRISEDLWLYLNGFGIAEVPAGTGAAALLPYLKEVLSDSAAVAGLAADSMTRGHEWRFLELGREIECAIRTLQLVKSLLYTAPTDEMTNLRLLQAVLEIGDGLMTYHRRYGGRLQVVPVIDLLLSDESNPRSVAYQVAKLRKAAKHLPGNDQSEATFSPLDRELMRVLAELRLANIEQLAETVDNKRENLIKLVKTQINSIERIAEIVNRLYLSHAPRAGVFHATTTDVSEV, from the coding sequence ATGGAATGTGTAGAGACAGAAGATACTTTTATCCGGTCCATTTCGGCATTGTCGAAAGTGGAATTCGAGCACCGCTGCAGGCGTTTGCATAACGTTCTCGATGAGAACGATCTTTCGTCGAGCATGGGAGGCAACCACAAGGGTACAGACCCCATCCCTCTCGTGATTACGGCCGAAGAATGGAAAACGCTGGAAGCGGGCGTTGCGCAAAGGGCAAAGCTTTTTAACGCGCTCGCGAAAGACATTTATGGCGAACAAAGTCTTTGGAAAAAAGGCAAGTTGCCCGCCGCGCTATTGTTTGCAAACCCGGATTTTTTGCAGGTTGTATGGAAAGTGCACCCGGTTGGCGATGTCTTTGTGAACTTGACATCCACCGATGTCGTAAGGCTCAAAGACGGAACTTTCGTGGCGGTATCGGACCATTTGCAAGTACCCGATGGATTAGGGCGTGCACTGGAGAACCGCATTGGCGTAAGCCGTGCATTCCCGGAGCTTTTCCGCAGCATGCAAACGGAACGATTGGCAGGATTTTTCAAGAAGCTGATGGATGGCCTAGACGCCATGCACAAGAACATAGGAGGTGAAGGTGAAACCAGCAAGGTGGTACTTTTGGCATCGAGTCCGGACAATCCGCGTCGAGCAGAAGACGCAGTAATCGCCCGTTACCTCGGGATCCCACTTGTCGAAAACGATGACCTCGCGATTCGCAACATGCAAGTGTACATGAAGACGCTTATGGGACTCAAGAAGATTGGGACCATATTCCGCCGAGTGGAAGACGGCATGTGCGACCCGCTGGAACTGCGAATTGACAGCGGCGAAGGGGCCGTGGGCTTAATCAGTTCTGTCCGCGCCGGGAACGTGGCGATTGCGAACTTTCTCGGGACTGGCGTTCTAGAGACGCCCGTGTTCAAGCCGTTTTTGCCGGAGATTTGCCGCGAGCTTTTGGGTGAAGAACTGCTGTTGCGCGATGTGGAAACACTTTGGCTCGGGAATGCAACTGATGCGGAACGCGTTTTGGCAGAGCCCGAAAAATGGATTTTCAAGAAGGCATTCCGCGACGAAGGAAGCTTCAAGGAGGCAGAACCCAAGACTTATGCGACCATGACGACGACGGCACAGCTTGCGTTGTTGCAAGCGGTTGAGAATGCGCCCGAGCAATGGGTGGCCGAAAGATCGATGGAAGTTTCAGTGGTTTACGCGTACCGAGGAGAGTTCACTCCGGCAGTTTCGCTGATGAGATTCTTTGCGGTGAATACTGCGAACGGGACTTCGGTGATGCCGGGCGGCCTTGGGATTTTAGACAAAGGACTTGGAGAAAAAGACATTTGGGTGCTTTCGGAAAATCCTGTGGCGAACTTTTCTTTGCTCGCTCCAGCAAGTCAGGCGATTACGCCGTCGAGAGCTGGAGGCGATTTGCCTAGCCGTGCGGCCGAGAACCTGTTCCGGCTGGGGCGAGCATTGTCATCATCGAACATGATGGCCCGTATTGCAAGAGGTATCGCGGTGAGGCTCTCGGACGAATCCTGGATGGACATGCCGGAACTGCCATGGATTCTGAAGGCAGGGCTTACTGATGAAACGCAGTCCAGACTCGCGCAAGATCCAGAAAACGCACTCCGTTACTTTATCTTGCGCAAGGACAACAAGAACGGCATACAATGCGTGCTGACGGAAATTCGAGAGCTCGGCATGCAGTTGCGCGACCGCATTTCGGAGGATTTATGGCTTTACTTGAACGGATTTGGCATTGCAGAAGTGCCGGCAGGAACAGGTGCGGCAGCGCTGTTGCCCTACCTAAAGGAGGTCCTATCGGACAGCGCTGCAGTGGCCGGGCTTGCAGCCGATTCCATGACGCGAGGCCACGAATGGCGCTTTTTGGAACTCGGTCGTGAAATCGAGTGCGCCATCCGCACCCTGCAACTGGTCAAAAGTCTGCTATACACCGCCCCCACTGACGAGATGACGAACTTGCGCTTGTTGCAAGCGGTTCTTGAAATCGGCGACGGGCTCATGACATACCACCGCCGCTATGGAGGCCGTTTGCAAGTAGTCCCCGTCATCGACTTGCTTTTGTCAGACGAATCCAACCCGCGAAGCGTCGCCTACCAGGTGGCAAAATTGCGGAAAGCAGCAAAGCACTTGCCCGGGAACGACCAAAGCGAAGCGACATTCTCGCCGCTCGACCGTGAACTGATGCGCGTGCTTGCAGAACTGCGCCTCGCAAACATTGAACAGCTTGCAGAAACTGTAGATAACAAAAGGGAGAACCTCATAAAACTTGTAAAAACACAGATAAATTCTATTGAACGGATTGCAGAAATCGTAAACAGGCTCTACTTAAGCCATGCGCCACGCGCTGGAGTTTTCCACGCGACAACCACGGATGTGTCGGAGGTTTAA
- a CDS encoding acetolactate synthase large subunit codes for MNTAEVLIKSLESEGVKYIFGIPGEETLELMEAIKKSSIKFITVRHEQGAAFMADVYGRLTGKAGVCLSTLGPGATNLVTGVADANSDGAPLIAITGQVGTERMHLTSHQYLDLVNMFTPITKRSKQVVRPDTVNEIVRIAFKYAEMEKPGACHIDLPCNIAAMEVEGEVAQTPLKHHRENTVYASTDAILAAGGVFANAKRPVVLVGHSAVRNHASEALRAFVSSSKIPVVCTMMAKGVIPTCEKYFMGCIGLPQRDYPNIVMEQADLVIAVGYDVVEYAPAKWNPNGDKMIIHIDETPNHVNKFYQPDEEIIGDISASLDALCSVCPNSWEPEWAMQIRAMMVAEHSRYDHDTSFPPTPQKVLHDIRLVLDEEDILISDVGAHKMWIARQYNCDHPNTCIISNGFATMGIAVPGAIAAKLLNPKKKVLAVTGDGGFMMNSQELETAYREHIPFVTLIFTDGGYGLIKWKQEERYGDSYAVEFTNPDYVKYAESLHLKGYRIERTEDLPSTLREAFRQDVPSIIECPVDYSANMELSQYLKNLKI; via the coding sequence ATGAACACTGCTGAAGTTTTGATCAAGTCCTTAGAAAGTGAAGGCGTCAAGTACATTTTTGGAATCCCTGGAGAAGAAACTCTCGAACTGATGGAAGCGATTAAAAAGTCGTCCATCAAGTTCATTACGGTGCGTCACGAACAGGGTGCCGCTTTTATGGCTGATGTCTATGGGCGTTTGACGGGGAAGGCGGGCGTCTGCCTTTCGACCCTTGGCCCTGGCGCTACAAACCTTGTTACGGGCGTTGCCGATGCAAACTCCGATGGCGCTCCGCTGATTGCCATTACGGGGCAGGTGGGTACAGAGCGTATGCACTTGACGAGCCATCAATATTTGGACTTGGTAAACATGTTTACGCCGATTACCAAGCGCAGTAAGCAGGTCGTTCGCCCGGATACGGTGAACGAGATTGTCCGTATTGCGTTCAAGTATGCCGAAATGGAAAAGCCCGGTGCATGCCACATCGACTTGCCGTGCAACATTGCCGCTATGGAAGTCGAAGGCGAGGTCGCTCAAACTCCGCTGAAACACCATCGCGAAAACACCGTATACGCAAGCACCGATGCGATTCTCGCGGCGGGCGGGGTCTTTGCGAATGCAAAGCGCCCGGTGGTTCTTGTTGGCCATTCTGCTGTGCGTAACCACGCCTCCGAGGCTTTGCGTGCATTTGTGTCCTCGTCCAAGATTCCCGTGGTCTGCACCATGATGGCAAAGGGTGTAATCCCGACTTGCGAAAAGTATTTTATGGGCTGCATCGGACTACCGCAAAGGGATTATCCGAACATCGTCATGGAACAGGCGGACCTCGTGATTGCCGTGGGTTATGACGTCGTGGAATACGCGCCTGCCAAGTGGAACCCGAATGGCGACAAGATGATTATTCACATCGATGAAACTCCGAACCATGTGAACAAATTCTATCAGCCCGACGAAGAAATTATTGGCGACATCTCCGCATCTCTCGACGCGCTCTGCAGCGTTTGTCCAAACTCCTGGGAACCGGAATGGGCCATGCAAATCCGTGCGATGATGGTGGCTGAGCATTCGCGTTACGATCACGACACTAGCTTCCCGCCGACACCGCAGAAGGTGCTGCACGACATCCGCCTTGTTCTAGATGAAGAAGACATTCTGATTTCGGACGTGGGTGCGCACAAGATGTGGATTGCCCGCCAGTACAATTGCGACCATCCGAACACCTGCATTATTTCTAACGGTTTTGCGACCATGGGTATTGCGGTGCCCGGCGCGATTGCGGCAAAGCTTTTGAACCCCAAGAAAAAGGTCTTGGCGGTCACAGGTGATGGCGGCTTTATGATGAACAGCCAGGAACTCGAGACAGCTTACCGCGAACACATCCCGTTCGTGACGCTGATTTTTACCGATGGCGGCTACGGCCTCATCAAGTGGAAACAGGAAGAACGCTACGGCGACAGCTATGCGGTCGAATTCACGAACCCGGATTACGTCAAGTACGCCGAATCCTTGCATCTGAAGGGCTACCGCATCGAACGCACCGAAGACTTGCCGAGCACCTTGCGCGAAGCCTTCCGCCAGGACGTGCCAAGCATCATCGAGTGCCCGGTGGACTACTCCGCGAACATGGAACTCTCGCAATACCTGAAGAATTTGAAAATATAG
- the aspS gene encoding aspartate--tRNA ligase: MKRTHNCGQLRKEDVGQTVTLAGWVDRRRDHGGVIFVDLRDKYGKTQIVFNPDYNADVLKTAEQLRNEYVIYVTGKVYAREEGNTNEKLATGEIEVKADKLEILNAALTSPLAINDPNEECKENDDLRLQYRYLDLRRPWIQKKLLLKSRFLKAVYDFFYSNGFENIETPCLCKSTPEGARDYLVPSRVNPGKFYALPQSPQQYKQLLMIAGMDRYFQIAKCFRDEDLRADRQPEFTQIDVEMSFVNQDEVMEMFDKFVTEVLGKVWNFEPPRHIRRMKWAEAMLKYGSDKPDLRFDLEIHDVSEIGAKSNFGVFKNCVAAGGKIRGIAAKGCVDFTRKQIDELTAYVAKYGSKGLVWMRVKENDEVETQVGKFFTTEQLNELRDAVGAKCGDMMFFIAGPEKIAATAMGQLRLEVARIKGLRDPKKREFVWITEFPMFEYSDTEGRYMAMHHPFTNPLPEHLDMMLGGNLKDCNAEAYDLVLNGVEIGGGSIRIHNPEVQEKVFRLLGLSEEQVKTKFGFFVDAFKYGAPPHGGLAFGLDRVVATMEGEESIRDYIAFPKNTSASSPMDQCPSEVDLQQLQDIHISVQMPKGADKK, encoded by the coding sequence ATGAAACGTACACATAACTGCGGCCAGCTTCGCAAGGAAGATGTTGGCCAGACCGTAACACTCGCCGGTTGGGTGGATCGCCGCCGTGACCATGGTGGTGTGATTTTCGTTGACCTCCGCGACAAGTATGGCAAGACCCAGATCGTTTTCAATCCGGATTACAATGCCGATGTTTTGAAAACTGCCGAACAGCTCCGTAACGAATACGTTATTTACGTGACTGGTAAGGTCTACGCCCGCGAAGAAGGCAACACGAATGAAAAGCTCGCCACGGGTGAAATCGAAGTCAAGGCAGACAAGCTCGAAATCCTGAACGCCGCCCTCACTTCTCCCTTGGCCATTAACGACCCGAACGAAGAATGCAAGGAAAACGACGACCTCCGCTTGCAGTACCGCTATTTGGACCTCCGCCGTCCGTGGATCCAGAAAAAGCTCCTCCTCAAGAGCCGCTTCCTCAAGGCCGTGTACGACTTCTTCTATTCTAACGGTTTTGAAAACATTGAAACTCCGTGCCTTTGCAAGTCCACTCCGGAAGGCGCACGTGACTACCTCGTGCCGTCCCGCGTGAACCCGGGCAAGTTCTATGCCCTCCCGCAGTCTCCGCAGCAGTACAAGCAGCTTTTGATGATTGCTGGCATGGACCGCTACTTCCAGATCGCCAAGTGTTTCCGCGACGAAGACCTCCGCGCTGACCGTCAGCCGGAATTCACGCAGATTGACGTTGAAATGTCCTTCGTCAACCAAGACGAAGTGATGGAAATGTTCGACAAGTTCGTGACTGAAGTTTTGGGCAAGGTTTGGAACTTCGAACCGCCGCGTCACATCCGCCGTATGAAGTGGGCAGAAGCTATGCTCAAGTACGGTTCCGACAAGCCGGACCTCCGCTTCGACCTCGAAATTCACGATGTGTCTGAAATCGGTGCAAAGTCCAACTTTGGCGTGTTCAAGAACTGCGTTGCCGCTGGTGGCAAGATTCGCGGTATCGCTGCTAAGGGTTGCGTTGACTTTACTCGTAAGCAGATCGACGAACTCACGGCTTACGTTGCCAAGTACGGTTCCAAGGGCCTCGTGTGGATGCGCGTCAAGGAAAATGACGAAGTTGAAACTCAGGTTGGCAAGTTCTTCACAACCGAACAACTTAACGAACTCCGCGACGCTGTTGGCGCTAAGTGCGGCGACATGATGTTCTTCATCGCCGGTCCGGAAAAGATTGCAGCTACGGCTATGGGTCAGCTTCGCTTGGAAGTCGCCCGTATCAAGGGCCTCCGCGATCCGAAGAAGCGTGAATTTGTTTGGATTACCGAATTCCCGATGTTCGAATACAGCGACACGGAAGGCCGCTACATGGCTATGCACCACCCGTTCACGAACCCGCTTCCGGAACATTTGGACATGATGCTCGGTGGCAACCTCAAGGATTGCAACGCCGAAGCTTATGACCTTGTTCTTAACGGTGTGGAAATCGGCGGTGGTTCTATCCGTATTCACAACCCGGAAGTTCAGGAAAAGGTGTTCCGCTTGCTCGGTCTCTCCGAAGAACAGGTGAAGACCAAGTTCGGCTTCTTCGTCGATGCATTCAAGTACGGTGCTCCTCCGCACGGTGGTCTCGCCTTCGGTCTCGACCGCGTTGTTGCTACCATGGAAGGTGAAGAATCTATCCGTGACTACATCGCTTTCCCGAAGAACACGAGTGCTTCTAGCCCGATGGACCAGTGCCCGAGTGAAGTGGACCTCCAGCAGTTGCAGGACATCCACATCTCCGTGCAGATGCCTAAGGGTGCTGATAAGAAATAA
- a CDS encoding ATPase, whose protein sequence is MAEDLQALMERIQKDAVEKAELAAADIISKAKDKAAEIVRAAEDEAKAKLENADKEAQAFTERSERTLEQSARDLLLSVGKNLEKMILDLLSLQIDKSLDESTVKNMLLTVAKSYTSDIEINFSEADAKALTSFVMGEFAKQLKAGVKVESDKGVKFGFRVKLDGGKVSHEFTEQAMAESLSALLRPQLAKIVNKAAQGK, encoded by the coding sequence ATGGCAGAAGATTTGCAAGCCCTTATGGAACGCATCCAGAAGGATGCTGTCGAAAAGGCAGAACTCGCAGCAGCAGATATTATTTCTAAGGCAAAGGACAAGGCGGCCGAAATTGTCAGGGCTGCCGAAGACGAAGCCAAAGCAAAACTCGAAAACGCCGATAAGGAAGCACAAGCATTTACAGAACGCAGCGAACGCACTTTGGAACAGTCCGCTCGCGATTTGCTCCTCTCGGTGGGCAAGAACCTCGAAAAGATGATTCTTGATCTTCTCAGCCTCCAGATTGACAAGTCTCTCGATGAATCAACCGTGAAGAACATGCTCCTCACGGTTGCAAAGAGCTACACCTCCGACATCGAAATCAACTTCTCCGAAGCCGATGCCAAGGCCCTCACGAGCTTTGTGATGGGCGAGTTTGCAAAGCAGCTCAAGGCTGGCGTCAAGGTCGAAAGCGACAAGGGCGTCAAGTTTGGTTTCCGCGTCAAGCTCGATGGCGGCAAGGTCAGCCACGAATTTACAGAACAGGCAATGGCGGAATCTCTTTCTGCCTTGCTCAGACCGCAACTTGCAAAGATTGTAAACAAGGCCGCCCAGGGCAAATAA
- a CDS encoding V-type ATP synthase subunit A, with translation MASIGKITGVNGNLIRVKFESAVSQNEVAYAKLISKNEAGKTEIIPLKSEVIRIRGDYAELQVFEDTTGLKAGDEVEFTGELLSVELGPGLLTQVFDGLQNPLPKLADECGFFLQRGKYLKALPRDKKWAFTPVAKAGDVVVAGDTLGTVPEGVFSHRIMVPFKLLGKWTVDYITTAGDRVVEDVVAKLKNDKGETVDVTMVQTWPVKMPIKAFEERLRPSKPLTMQQRIIDTFFPVMQGGTFCTPGPFGAGKTVLQQLMSRYADVDIVILAACGERAGEVVETLREFPELIDPRTGKSLMERTLIICNTSSMPVAAREASVYTGVTLAEYYRQMGLNVLLLADSTSRWAQALREMSGRLEEIPGEEAFPAYLESVIASFYERGGVVRLKDGSTGSVTICGSVSPAGGNFEEPVTQATLKVVGAFLGLSRERSDQRRFPAIHPLDSWSKYEGIIDSKKVAQARSILANGVDVNNMMKVVGEEGTSIEDFIVYLKSEYLDAVYLQQDAYNEIDAACSAERQKYVFDKIYTILMTPMTFTEKDVARTFFLKLTQATKDWNRVAFDSQEFKDLESSIFASVKEVSANA, from the coding sequence ATGGCTAGTATCGGAAAAATAACCGGCGTGAACGGAAACCTGATTCGTGTCAAGTTTGAAAGCGCCGTTTCCCAGAACGAAGTGGCTTATGCAAAGCTCATTTCGAAGAACGAAGCAGGTAAGACAGAAATCATCCCCCTTAAGAGCGAAGTGATTCGTATCCGTGGTGATTACGCTGAACTCCAGGTGTTCGAAGATACGACTGGCCTCAAGGCTGGCGACGAAGTCGAATTTACGGGTGAACTTCTTTCTGTTGAACTTGGTCCGGGTCTCCTTACTCAAGTTTTTGATGGTCTTCAGAACCCGCTGCCGAAGCTCGCTGACGAATGCGGCTTCTTCCTCCAGCGCGGTAAATATTTGAAGGCTCTCCCGCGCGATAAGAAGTGGGCTTTTACTCCGGTCGCTAAGGCTGGCGATGTGGTTGTCGCTGGTGATACGCTCGGTACGGTTCCGGAAGGTGTTTTCTCGCACCGCATCATGGTGCCGTTCAAGCTCCTTGGCAAGTGGACTGTGGATTACATCACGACTGCCGGTGACCGCGTTGTCGAAGATGTTGTCGCAAAGCTCAAGAACGATAAGGGCGAAACTGTCGATGTGACGATGGTGCAGACCTGGCCGGTCAAGATGCCGATTAAGGCATTCGAAGAACGCTTGCGCCCCTCCAAGCCGCTCACTATGCAGCAGCGTATTATCGATACGTTCTTCCCTGTGATGCAGGGCGGTACGTTCTGTACGCCGGGCCCGTTCGGTGCCGGTAAGACCGTGCTCCAGCAGCTTATGAGCCGTTATGCCGACGTGGACATCGTGATTTTGGCCGCTTGCGGTGAACGTGCTGGTGAAGTGGTGGAAACCCTTCGCGAATTCCCGGAATTGATTGACCCGCGTACGGGCAAGTCCTTGATGGAACGTACGCTTATCATTTGTAACACGTCTTCGATGCCGGTGGCAGCTCGTGAAGCTTCCGTTTATACCGGCGTGACGCTCGCTGAATACTATCGCCAGATGGGCCTCAACGTGCTCCTCCTCGCTGACTCTACTTCCCGTTGGGCTCAGGCCTTGCGTGAAATGAGTGGCCGTTTGGAAGAAATTCCGGGCGAAGAAGCATTCCCGGCTTACCTCGAATCTGTGATCGCATCCTTCTACGAACGCGGTGGCGTTGTCCGCCTCAAGGACGGTTCGACCGGCTCCGTGACGATTTGCGGTTCCGTGTCTCCGGCAGGTGGTAACTTCGAAGAACCGGTGACCCAGGCTACCTTGAAGGTGGTGGGCGCATTCCTCGGCCTTTCCCGTGAACGTTCTGACCAGCGCCGCTTCCCGGCAATCCACCCGTTGGATTCCTGGTCCAAGTACGAAGGCATTATCGATTCCAAGAAGGTCGCTCAGGCCCGTTCTATCCTCGCTAATGGCGTGGACGTGAACAACATGATGAAGGTTGTGGGCGAAGAAGGTACTTCGATCGAAGACTTCATTGTTTATCTGAAATCTGAATATCTTGATGCCGTTTATCTGCAGCAGGACGCCTATAACGAAATCGACGCCGCTTGCTCTGCAGAACGTCAAAAGTACGTGTTCGACAAGATTTACACCATCCTCATGACGCCGATGACGTTTACCGAAAAGGATGTCGCCCGTACGTTCTTCCTCAAGCTCACGCAGGCTACCAAGGACTGGAACCGTGTGGCGTTTGACTCTCAGGAATTCAAGGATCTCGAATCCAGTATTTTTGCTTCCGTAAAGGAGGTTTCTGCTAATGCATAA
- a CDS encoding V-type ATP synthase subunit B → MHNVAYHRIERIAGSVITLRAEGVANQELAQVTSSFGTSLARVIRIDGDLVDLQVFAGARGISTDSEVRFLGEPMKVPYSEALLGRVFNGAGKPRDNGPEVDGERITIGGPSVNPAKRIIPKTMVRTGIPMIDVFNTLVVSQKLPIFSIAGEPYNELLARIALQAEVDVIILGGMGLKHDDYLYLKDYLEKNGALSRTVMFMHTASDPIVECLLVPDASLAVAEKFATEGKNVLVLLTDMTNFADAMKEIAITMEQIPSNRGYPGDLYSQLASRYEKAVDFSDAGSITILAVTTMPGDDVTHPVPDNTGYITEGQFYLRKGRIEPFGSLSRLKQQVNGKTRSDHRTIMNTMIQLYASYKETLEKQSMGFNMSNWDQKLLKYGVRFEKEMMDLSVNIPLEKALDLGWEILADCFTPEETGIPTKMINQYWPKKW, encoded by the coding sequence ATGCATAATGTTGCTTACCATCGTATTGAACGCATTGCCGGTTCTGTGATTACTTTGAGAGCCGAAGGCGTTGCAAACCAGGAACTGGCTCAGGTGACGAGCTCTTTCGGTACTTCTCTTGCCCGTGTGATCCGCATTGACGGTGACCTCGTGGACTTGCAGGTCTTTGCAGGTGCCCGTGGTATTTCCACGGACTCCGAAGTGCGATTCCTCGGTGAACCGATGAAGGTTCCGTACAGTGAAGCCTTGCTTGGCCGCGTGTTTAACGGTGCCGGCAAGCCGCGTGATAACGGCCCGGAAGTCGATGGCGAACGCATCACGATTGGCGGTCCCTCTGTGAACCCTGCTAAGCGTATCATTCCGAAGACGATGGTGCGTACGGGTATCCCGATGATTGACGTGTTTAACACGCTCGTCGTTTCGCAGAAGCTCCCGATTTTCTCGATTGCAGGTGAACCCTACAACGAACTTTTGGCACGTATCGCCTTGCAGGCTGAAGTCGACGTGATTATCCTCGGCGGCATGGGCCTCAAGCACGATGACTACCTCTATCTCAAGGATTACCTCGAAAAGAACGGTGCTCTTTCCCGTACGGTGATGTTCATGCATACCGCATCTGACCCGATTGTGGAATGCTTGCTCGTTCCGGATGCATCTTTGGCTGTTGCTGAAAAGTTTGCAACCGAAGGCAAGAACGTGCTCGTGCTCCTCACGGACATGACGAACTTTGCCGACGCCATGAAGGAAATCGCTATTACGATGGAACAGATTCCGTCAAACCGTGGTTATCCTGGCGACCTTTACTCTCAGCTCGCAAGCCGTTACGAAAAGGCTGTGGACTTTAGCGATGCTGGTTCTATCACGATTTTGGCTGTGACCACTATGCCGGGCGACGACGTGACGCACCCGGTTCCGGACAACACGGGTTACATTACCGAAGGTCAGTTCTACTTGCGCAAGGGCCGTATCGAACCGTTCGGTTCTTTGAGCCGCCTTAAGCAGCAGGTGAACGGCAAGACCCGTAGCGACCACCGTACCATCATGAACACCATGATTCAGCTGTACGCGAGTTACAAGGAAACCTTGGAAAAGCAATCCATGGGCTTCAACATGAGCAACTGGGACCAGAAGCTGTTGAAGTACGGCGTACGCTTCGAAAAGGAAATGATGGACCTTTCTGTGAACATCCCTCTTGAAAAGGCTTTGGATCTCGGATGGGAAATCCTCGCCGATTGCTTCACTCCTGAAGAAACCGGTATCCCCACCAAGATGATCAATCAGTACTGGCCGAAGAAGTGGTAA